The Scomber japonicus isolate fScoJap1 chromosome 13, fScoJap1.pri, whole genome shotgun sequence genome includes a window with the following:
- the slc7a1a gene encoding high affinity cationic amino acid transporter 1: protein MALLLHFWKQLLRVKVVDCNSDESRLSRCLNTFDLVALGVGSTLGAGVYVLAGAVARENSGPAIVLSFLIAASASVLAGLCYAEFGARVPKTGSAYLYSYVTVGELWAFITGWNLILSYIIGTSSVARAWSATFDELVGKRIEQFCKEYMPMNAPGILAAYPDMFAVVIIITLTGLLAFGVKESAMVNKVFTCINVLVLLFMVVSGLVKGTLKNWHIDPEEILHENNISNSSLNLTDILPSKERLGVGGFMPFGFTGVLSGAATCFYAFVGFDCIATTGEEVKNPQRAIPIGIVSSLLICFVAYFGVSAALTLMMPYYLLDNNSPLPVAFKYVGWGGAKYAVAVGSLCALSTSLLGAMFPMPRVIWAMADDGLLFKFMAEISPRTKTPLTATLTSGIGAAIMAFLFDLKDLVDLMSIGTLLAYTLVAACVLVLRYQPAQPSVGYEMANTQDEVEMSDGISAPSMDILPGMEERFSFNTLMFPDNPEPSVLSGFTVNICVSLMGLLILAFSILAVQGGMAMWNIVALSVIFMACLLLTFIVWRQPQSKTKLSFKVPLLPFIPVISMFVNVYLMMQLDRGTWIRFSIWMAIGFLIYFCYGIHHSAEATAAHSVPDTEMNGFKRDHDSEAMSPEKEAFLHNSIEVREDEDGDL, encoded by the exons ATGGCGCTGCTTCTGCATTTCTGGAAGCAGTTGTTGAGGGTGAAAGTGGTGGACTGTAACTCAGACGAATCACGACTGTCCCGATGCCTCAACACTTTTGACCTGGTGGCCCTGGGCGTGGGCAGCACGCTGGGGGCTGGCGTCTATGTGCTAGCTGGCGCTGTTGCACGTGAGAATTCAG GTCCTGCTATTGTGCTGTCTTTCCTGATAGCAGCATCAGCCTCAGTGTTGGCTGGCTTGTGCTATGCTGAATTTGGAGCCCGTGTTCCCAAGACAGGCTCAGCTTATCTGTACTCCTATGTGACTGTAGGGGAACTCTGGGCCTTCATCACTGGATGGAACCTCATCCTCTCCTATATCATAG GTACCTCCAGTGTGGCCCGCGCATGGAGCGCAACATTCGACGAGTTGGTCGGGAAGCGCATAGAACAATTTTGTAAAGAGTACATGCCTATGAATGCACCAGGTATACTAGCAGCATATCCAGACATGTTCGCTGTAGTCATCATAATCACCCTTACAG GTCTATTGGCATTTGGTGTCAAAGAGTCAGCAATGGTGAACAAGGTTTTCACATGCATCAACGTCCTAGTCTTGTTGTTCATGGTGGTTTCCGGCCTGGTAAAAGGAACTTTGAAGAACTGGCACATAGACCCCGAAGAGATCCTACATGAGAACAATATCAGTAACTCCAGCCTCAA TCTTACAGACATATTACCATCCAAAGAACGTTTAGGAGTGGGTGGCTTCATGCCATTCGGTTTCACAGGCGTCCTTTCGGGAGCTGCTACCTGCTTTTATGCTTTTGTAGGATTTGACTGCATCGCCACCACAG gtgaagaggtgaagaacCCCCAGAGAGCCATCCCTATTGGCATCGTGTCCTCACTGCTCATCTGCTTCGTAGCATACTTCGgtgtttctgctgctctcaCCCTAATGATGCCATACTACCTGCTGGACAACAACAGCCCTCTGCCTGTAGCTTTTAAATATGTGGGCTGGGGAGGAGCCAAATATGCTGTGGCTGTAGGCTCTCTTTGCGCTCTGTCCACTAG CCTACTGGGTGCTATGTTCCCTATGCCCCGTGTGATCTGGGCTATGGCTGACGATGGGCTGCTTTTCAAGTTCATGGCCGAGATCAGCCCCCGCACCAAAACCCCGCTAACTGCAACCCTCACCTCTGGCATAGGGGCAG CTATCATGGCATTTCTGTTCGACCTTAAGGACCTGGTGGACCTCATGTCAATAGGGACTCTGCTGGCCTACACATTAGTGGCTGCTTGTGTCCTGGTGCTCAG GTATCAGCCCGCGCAGCCAAGTGTAGGATACGAGATGGCCAATACCCAGGATGAGGTGGAAATGAGCGATGGCATCAGTGCCCCAAGTATGGACATCCTACCCGGTATGGAGGAGAGGTTCAGCTTCAACACCCTGATGTTCCCGGACAACCCTGAGCCGTCTGTACTGTCAGGCTTCACTGTCAAcatctgtgtctctctcatGG gACTGTTGATCCTAGCCTTCAGTATACTGGCAGTGCAGGGGGGCATGGCTATGTGGAATATCGTAGCCCTTAGTGTCATCTTCATGGCATGTCTTCTCCTCACCTTTATCGTCTGGAGACAGCCTCAGAGCAAGACAAAACTCTCCTTCAAG GTTCCACTGCTACCCTTCATTCCAGTGATCAGCATGTTCGTCAATGTCTACCTGATGATGCAGTTGGACAGAGGCACTTGGATACGATTTTCAATCTGGATGGCCATAG GTTTCCTGATCTACTTCTGCTACGGTATTCATCACAGCGCCGAGGCCACTGCGGCCCACTCGGTTCCAGACACAGAGATGAATGGCTTCAAGCGTGACCACGATTCAGAGGCCATGTCGCCAGAAAAGGAGGCTTTCCTTCACAACAGCATTGAGGTCAGGGAAGATGAAGACGGAGATTTGTAG